From Polynucleobacter paludilacus:
ACCCAACTCATCCGCTACGCGGTACAAAATGCCACGACGCAAGCGTGAACATAATCCACAAGTTGTTTTGCCTTCTGGAATCACCCGCTTCACAATGCTATAGGTGTCTTGCTCTTCAATATGAAAAGGCACGCCCAATGCAGACAAGTAATTTGGCAAAGTCTCCGCGGGAAAGTTAGGTTGTTTCTGATCTAAGTTAACAGCGACAATCTCAAACTGAATCGGGGCTCGCTCACGCAACTTGAGCAATATATCAAGCATGGCAAAACTATCTTTTCCACCCGATACACAAACCATGACTTTGTCACCATCTTCAATCATGCCAAAGTCGCCAATGGCTTGACCGGCCAAACGACAAAGCTTTTTCTCTAGCTTATTTTCTTCGAAGGCGACTTTACGAATATCGTTCATAGCATTTAAAAATTAGCCCGGCTTGATGCGAAAAACTTCTACGCCTACTGAATGGCAGTCAGGATAGACATCTGGCTTGGCAGTGCTAACACGAACCGCCAACACTTTTGGGTGAGCCAGCATAGCGGCAACAATATCATCACAAAAAGTTTCTTGTAAGTGGATATGGCCCTGCAAAGCCCTATTCTTAATGGTTTCGCGGATAAAGTCATAGTC
This genomic window contains:
- a CDS encoding dihydroneopterin aldolase; translation: MQAILSHPSLIDCRRLYLRDYEIYINIGVHDFEKKAEQRVILNVDLYIPLGLNTPKQDLLGEVVDYDFIRETIKNRALQGHIHLQETFCDDIVAAMLAHPKVLAVRVSTAKPDVYPDCHSVGVEVFRIKPG